Proteins encoded in a region of the Moritella marina ATCC 15381 genome:
- the sdhC gene encoding succinate dehydrogenase cytochrome b556 subunit, translating into MSDIVKKQRPVNLDLQTINMPITAIASILHRISGVIMLFAVGILLWLLAESLSSEQGFQNAQEIVSGFFGTFILWGILTALAYHIAGGIRHLLMDMGYFEELESGALSAKVSFVATVVLSILAGIMVW; encoded by the coding sequence GTGAGCGATATCGTGAAAAAGCAAAGACCTGTAAATTTAGATCTGCAGACTATAAACATGCCAATCACAGCAATCGCATCGATACTACACCGTATTTCTGGTGTAATAATGCTGTTTGCTGTGGGTATCCTGTTGTGGTTACTAGCAGAATCGTTATCTTCTGAACAAGGTTTCCAAAATGCACAAGAAATTGTGTCTGGTTTCTTTGGTACATTCATTCTTTGGGGAATCCTAACGGCACTGGCATATCATATTGCTGGCGGCATCCGTCATTTATTGATGGACATGGGTTATTTTGAAGAGCTTGAATCGGGTGCATTAAGTGCGAAAGTATCTTTTGTTGCAACCGTTGTTTTATCAATCCTAGCGGGGATAATGGTATGGTAA
- a CDS encoding citrate synthase — MANQKATLNLPGQEPVEFPILSGTAGHDVIDIRTLGSKGYFTHDPGFMATSSCESKITYIDGVEGILLHRGYAIDDLAFNADYLEVCYIILYGDAPTKEQYEAFKATVHKHTMVHEQFASFFKGFRRDSHPMSILCGVSGALAAFYHDSLDVTNQRHREISAFRLLSKMPTIAAMCYKYSIGQPFVYPDNSLSYAGNFLKMMFSVPCEEYVVNPVVETAMDRIFTLHADHEQNASTSTVRLAGSSGANPFACIAAGIASLWGPAHGGANEACLTMLEEIGTVDRIPEFIARAKDKDDPFRLMGFGHRVYKNKDPRATVMRKSCHEVLSELNIDDPLLDVAMELERIALEDPYFIEKKLYPNVDFYSGITLRAIGIPVSMFTVIFALGRTVGWIAHWNEMLSQPGQKIGRPRQLYTGEAHRPFESLADRD, encoded by the coding sequence ATGGCTAATCAAAAGGCCACGTTAAACCTACCCGGCCAAGAGCCAGTTGAATTTCCAATTTTATCTGGTACAGCTGGTCACGATGTTATCGACATTCGTACCCTAGGTAGTAAAGGATATTTCACCCATGATCCAGGTTTTATGGCAACGTCATCGTGTGAGTCAAAAATCACTTATATCGATGGTGTAGAAGGTATCCTACTACATCGCGGTTACGCTATTGATGATTTAGCATTTAATGCGGATTATTTAGAAGTTTGTTATATTATTCTTTACGGTGATGCACCAACTAAAGAACAATATGAAGCCTTCAAAGCAACAGTACATAAGCATACTATGGTGCACGAGCAATTCGCATCATTCTTCAAAGGTTTCCGTCGTGATTCACACCCGATGTCGATTCTTTGTGGTGTATCTGGCGCACTTGCAGCGTTTTATCACGACTCATTAGACGTTACTAATCAACGTCACCGTGAAATCTCAGCATTCCGTTTGCTATCTAAAATGCCAACGATTGCTGCAATGTGTTACAAGTATTCAATTGGTCAGCCTTTTGTATACCCGGATAACAGCCTTTCATATGCTGGTAACTTCCTTAAAATGATGTTTTCAGTACCATGTGAAGAGTATGTAGTTAACCCTGTTGTTGAAACAGCGATGGATCGTATCTTTACGCTACATGCTGATCATGAACAAAATGCATCGACCTCTACAGTTCGACTTGCTGGTTCATCAGGCGCTAACCCATTTGCATGTATTGCAGCGGGTATTGCTTCACTTTGGGGTCCTGCTCACGGTGGTGCAAATGAAGCGTGTCTAACTATGCTTGAAGAAATCGGTACTGTTGATCGTATTCCAGAGTTTATCGCTCGTGCGAAAGACAAAGATGACCCATTCCGCCTAATGGGCTTTGGTCACCGAGTTTATAAAAACAAAGATCCTCGTGCTACAGTAATGCGTAAGAGCTGTCATGAGGTGCTGAGTGAACTAAACATTGATGATCCACTATTAGATGTAGCAATGGAACTTGAGCGTATTGCGCTTGAAGACCCTTACTTCATCGAGAAGAAACTCTATCCAAATGTAGACTTCTACTCAGGTATCACGTTACGTGCAATTGGTATTCCAGTTTCTATGTTCACGGTTATTTTTGCATTAGGCCGTACTGTAGGTTGGATTGCACATTGGAACGAAATGTTAAGTCAACCTGGACAGAAAATTGGTCGTCCTCGTCAGTTATATACTGGTGAAGCACACCGTCCATTTGAGTCACTAGCTGACCGCGACTAA
- a CDS encoding hybrid sensor histidine kinase/response regulator: MFENWQLMLLSFFYIVLLFLIAYLGDKYRHLIQGKRQALIYAFAVSVYCTSWSFLGTTGQAAKNVYSYLPIYLGPILLLVFAWPFLQRIIQTSINFNLTSIADLLAARFGKSHALAILVTMVSLLGTMPYIALQIKAIVYSFQQLQIQQDFMPWQLGLVTSFVLAGFSILFGIRNIDVTERHPGIMLAIAFEAVVKIIAFASVGIFICYVVFDSPQDIWQQASANTDLESALQFPDFSAMFGMIIIVMAAFFVLPRQFHVMIVELRDEQDAWLSRRIFPLYLLVFAFFSAPLGLAGYLLLGNSVPADMYVLVLPWYQDQTWLTLFAFLGAISAASSMVIVSTIALCTMLSNEIVFPFLFKKNKHPTQYNAFRLKLLSIRKVLVLFVIFLSYLVFLFIPPTALASLGATALGALAQLTPALVAAFYWRRATLKGVFTGISLGFSLWTLLNFLPQLGFYQGPLQGTLFASSTAINLLCLTINIVAMILISLLTRTSIQERIQGALFLKRQLPPSLVESKRKAKSKRQAISVDELLLLTAQFVGDDKASKSFKAFEQVAITLGYTAKEKSDYGLEHAEKVLSSVMGSSSARLVLNSALDGHDFALDELATLVGNASSHRQEFSQNLLKSAIENTRDGISIVNDELELVAWNNQYAELFNYPDDILSVGCPVESLIRFNAERGLCGGGDIEAHVKKRLDFLRLRKSHNSERLREDGKVIRIEGNPLPDGGFLMVFSDITAFRQAEQVLKEANQDLETRVAERTKKLEKANKELAKARVVADEALSKKSHYLQVCSHDLLQPLEAARLFTSALASQSTLNDNQQRQVSSIDLSLKVANEMIVNLAEVARIESGSIKPHIETFALNDLFSQLANEFSAAAKQYGVSFTIMPTKHWVNTDKHLLRRILQNLIGNAFRYASPGRVLLGCRRKSGQLSIQLLDNGPGIAAKNQVKVFEQFSQLEDNNGSNDGLGLGLSICNSLSVLLQHQLTLDSIEGRGCRFSLQLCEATALQQDNTAPVLAPTDLTGTAVLCIDNNPAILEGMLELMSSWDCEVYGANSIASAKALFKQCDFDILLVDYQLDNGEDGLTLIKELREVSPTTPAILITATTEPGIADKAAAAKVGLLRKLVKPAALRAMMSAQLTETLQTQFIR, encoded by the coding sequence ATGTTTGAAAATTGGCAGTTAATGCTATTAAGTTTTTTTTATATCGTGTTGTTATTTTTAATTGCTTACTTGGGTGATAAATATCGGCATCTTATTCAAGGAAAGCGGCAGGCGTTAATCTATGCATTTGCTGTGTCTGTTTATTGTACTTCATGGAGCTTTCTTGGTACGACAGGACAAGCTGCGAAAAATGTTTATTCATATTTACCTATTTATCTAGGTCCAATCTTATTACTTGTTTTTGCATGGCCGTTTTTACAACGCATTATTCAAACCAGTATTAACTTCAATTTAACCTCTATCGCCGATTTGCTTGCTGCTCGTTTTGGTAAATCCCATGCATTAGCTATTTTGGTGACCATGGTTTCGTTACTGGGGACTATGCCTTATATCGCCTTACAAATTAAAGCGATTGTCTATTCCTTCCAACAATTACAAATCCAACAAGATTTTATGCCATGGCAGCTGGGTTTAGTCACCAGTTTTGTATTGGCCGGTTTCAGTATTTTATTTGGTATTCGTAATATTGACGTTACAGAGCGTCATCCGGGTATTATGCTCGCCATCGCGTTTGAGGCTGTGGTTAAAATTATTGCTTTTGCTAGTGTCGGTATTTTTATTTGTTATGTTGTTTTTGATTCACCACAGGATATCTGGCAACAAGCCAGTGCGAATACTGACTTAGAAAGTGCCTTACAATTTCCTGATTTCAGTGCCATGTTTGGCATGATTATTATTGTGATGGCAGCCTTCTTTGTATTACCAAGGCAATTCCACGTCATGATTGTCGAGCTGCGTGATGAGCAGGATGCTTGGCTGAGTCGCCGTATATTCCCGTTATATTTACTGGTGTTTGCATTTTTTTCTGCGCCACTGGGGCTTGCGGGTTACTTGTTGCTTGGTAATAGTGTACCTGCGGACATGTATGTGTTGGTGCTACCTTGGTATCAAGACCAAACGTGGTTAACTTTGTTTGCATTTTTAGGTGCTATTTCAGCGGCGAGTTCTATGGTGATCGTATCCACAATTGCCTTGTGTACCATGCTCAGTAATGAAATTGTTTTTCCATTCTTGTTTAAGAAAAATAAGCATCCAACCCAGTATAATGCGTTTAGATTAAAGCTGCTTAGCATTCGCAAAGTATTAGTGCTGTTTGTTATTTTCCTGAGTTATTTGGTGTTTTTGTTTATTCCTCCGACTGCTTTGGCCAGCTTAGGGGCTACAGCATTAGGTGCATTAGCACAACTTACGCCTGCTTTAGTGGCTGCTTTTTATTGGCGACGAGCAACATTGAAAGGGGTGTTTACTGGTATCAGTTTAGGCTTTTCATTATGGACTTTGCTTAATTTTTTACCACAGTTAGGCTTCTATCAAGGACCACTACAAGGTACTTTGTTTGCCAGCTCAACCGCGATCAATTTACTCTGTTTGACAATTAATATTGTCGCGATGATCTTGATATCACTCCTAACGAGGACCAGTATACAAGAACGGATCCAAGGGGCGTTGTTCTTAAAACGGCAGTTACCGCCATCGCTCGTTGAAAGTAAGCGTAAAGCTAAGTCCAAAAGACAAGCAATATCAGTAGATGAACTATTGTTACTTACTGCGCAGTTTGTAGGTGATGATAAAGCATCTAAAAGTTTTAAGGCCTTTGAGCAAGTCGCGATCACTTTAGGCTATACCGCCAAGGAAAAATCCGACTATGGGCTTGAGCATGCCGAAAAAGTGTTATCCAGTGTGATGGGGTCGTCATCCGCACGCTTAGTGCTCAACTCTGCGTTAGATGGACATGATTTTGCGTTAGATGAACTAGCCACTTTAGTGGGTAATGCATCAAGTCATCGCCAGGAATTTAGTCAAAATTTGCTAAAGAGCGCGATAGAAAATACCAGAGACGGGATCTCGATCGTCAATGATGAACTCGAATTGGTCGCTTGGAACAATCAATATGCAGAATTGTTTAATTATCCTGATGATATTCTTAGCGTGGGCTGTCCAGTTGAATCGCTTATACGTTTCAATGCTGAGCGTGGTTTGTGTGGTGGTGGTGATATTGAAGCGCATGTAAAGAAGCGTCTGGATTTTCTACGATTAAGAAAATCACATAACTCCGAACGTTTACGTGAAGACGGCAAGGTGATTAGAATTGAAGGAAACCCATTACCTGATGGTGGGTTCTTAATGGTTTTTTCGGATATTACTGCATTTAGACAAGCTGAGCAGGTACTAAAAGAAGCGAATCAAGATCTTGAGACTCGGGTTGCTGAACGAACTAAAAAACTAGAGAAAGCCAATAAAGAGTTAGCGAAGGCGAGGGTGGTTGCTGATGAAGCATTGAGTAAAAAAAGCCATTACTTACAAGTCTGCAGTCATGATTTATTACAACCACTGGAAGCGGCGCGCTTGTTTACCTCTGCGTTAGCAAGCCAGTCGACATTAAATGACAATCAACAGCGGCAGGTAAGTAGCATCGACTTATCATTGAAAGTCGCTAATGAAATGATTGTTAATTTAGCCGAAGTGGCTCGAATAGAAAGCGGTAGCATTAAGCCGCATATTGAAACGTTCGCGTTAAATGATCTATTTAGTCAGCTTGCTAATGAGTTTTCTGCAGCAGCTAAGCAGTATGGCGTGAGTTTTACCATTATGCCAACGAAGCATTGGGTTAATACCGATAAACACCTGTTACGTCGCATATTACAAAATTTAATTGGTAATGCTTTTCGCTATGCCAGTCCTGGACGTGTATTGCTCGGTTGTCGTCGTAAAAGTGGTCAATTAAGTATCCAGTTATTAGACAATGGCCCCGGTATTGCTGCGAAGAATCAGGTCAAGGTATTCGAACAGTTTAGTCAATTAGAGGATAATAATGGTTCTAATGATGGTTTAGGGCTGGGACTAAGTATCTGTAATAGCTTATCGGTATTACTGCAGCATCAATTGACACTTGATTCGATTGAAGGCAGAGGCTGTCGCTTTAGTCTACAACTGTGCGAAGCGACGGCATTACAGCAAGATAATACTGCTCCTGTACTTGCTCCGACCGATCTTACTGGTACGGCAGTACTGTGCATTGACAACAATCCAGCTATTTTAGAAGGTATGTTAGAGCTAATGAGCAGTTGGGATTGTGAAGTTTATGGCGCGAACTCAATTGCCAGCGCTAAGGCGCTGTTTAAACAATGTGATTTCGATATTCTATTAGTGGATTATCAATTAGATAATGGTGAAGATGGATTGACGTTAATCAAGGAATTAAGAGAGGTTAGCCCGACGACACCTGCAATCCTGATCACGGCTACGACTGAGCCCGGAATAGCGGATAAGGCGGCTGCAGCTAAAGTAGGCTTATTGCGTAAGCTGGTTAAGCCAGCCGCGTTGAGAGCTATGATGAGTGCGCAATTAACTGAAACATTACAAACCCAGTTTATTCGATAA
- a CDS encoding response regulator — MHVMPEKIIIADDHPLFRQALLIALKEQFNTTQWLEAETVESISECLAQNVDADLLLLDLNIPGAHGFDHLIRIRKQYPDIPVVVISAYSDETIIAKAMQHGASGFVPKSESVPTIITAITQVLSGQLWVPGTFEKVQEEVSHVADEAIAKLTVQEYRILMMFSEGLLNKQIGDKLCVAEATVKAHASAIFRKLNVRNRTQAAMMLGQLDVADYSENLKD, encoded by the coding sequence ATGCACGTAATGCCTGAAAAAATCATCATAGCGGATGATCACCCCCTTTTTCGACAAGCATTGTTGATCGCCTTAAAAGAACAATTTAACACCACACAGTGGCTTGAAGCTGAAACGGTTGAATCGATCAGTGAATGTTTAGCTCAAAATGTCGATGCTGATCTTTTATTATTAGACCTGAATATTCCAGGTGCGCATGGCTTTGACCATTTGATCCGTATACGCAAGCAATATCCGGATATACCAGTTGTGGTTATTTCAGCCTATAGCGATGAAACGATTATTGCTAAAGCGATGCAGCACGGCGCATCTGGGTTTGTGCCTAAATCGGAATCGGTACCAACAATCATCACCGCCATTACTCAGGTACTGTCAGGGCAATTATGGGTTCCGGGTACGTTTGAAAAAGTACAAGAAGAAGTGAGTCATGTGGCAGATGAAGCGATAGCTAAGTTAACGGTGCAGGAATATCGCATTTTAATGATGTTTTCTGAAGGTCTACTCAACAAGCAAATTGGTGACAAACTTTGCGTTGCAGAAGCGACGGTTAAAGCCCACGCCAGTGCTATTTTTCGAAAATTGAATGTACGCAACAGAACACAAGCTGCAATGATGCTGGGGCAACTCGATGTCGCCGATTACAGCGAAAATTTAAAGGATTAA
- a CDS encoding exonuclease domain-containing protein encodes MNIIQSFFSLETQRKRLLAKAPEGALKEYLSVPIIDLDQPIMASDILAVDFETTGLNAKQDNILSIGYVALADNQIRLDSCYHQIVAAHCELDGDNVTIHTITDQEKASGRPLASVVEDLLTALAGKTMLVHYAQIEKNFLEQACIKLYGMAPIFPIIDTLALAKKRHDRCSQAYAPSTLHLTNLRSEYGLPHYPAHNALNDAIATAELFMAKVQHSELQGDTKLKSLITSAFS; translated from the coding sequence ATGAATATAATACAATCGTTTTTTAGTTTAGAGACACAGCGTAAACGCTTGTTGGCGAAGGCGCCTGAAGGCGCGCTAAAAGAGTACTTAAGTGTGCCTATTATCGATCTTGATCAGCCTATCATGGCCAGTGATATTTTAGCCGTTGATTTTGAAACGACAGGCTTGAATGCGAAGCAGGATAATATTTTGAGTATCGGGTACGTTGCGTTGGCGGATAACCAAATTAGGTTAGATAGTTGTTATCATCAAATTGTTGCGGCTCACTGCGAACTAGACGGTGACAATGTCACGATCCATACTATTACTGATCAAGAGAAAGCCAGCGGCAGACCATTAGCAAGCGTAGTCGAAGACTTATTAACGGCATTGGCAGGAAAAACAATGTTGGTACATTATGCGCAGATTGAAAAAAACTTTCTCGAACAAGCATGCATCAAACTTTATGGTATGGCGCCAATATTTCCTATTATTGATACATTAGCGTTAGCAAAAAAACGCCACGACAGATGCAGTCAAGCTTATGCGCCATCGACGTTACATTTAACTAATTTACGCAGTGAGTATGGATTACCGCATTATCCAGCACACAATGCCTTAAATGATGCTATCGCTACGGCAGAATTGTTTATGGCTAAAGTTCAGCATTCAGAATTGCAGGGGGATACCAAGCTTAAGTCTTTGATCACAAGTGCTTTCAGTTAG